In the Methylomonas rhizoryzae genome, one interval contains:
- a CDS encoding VanZ family protein codes for MKKQLSIVCVLYTIFVVYGSLVPLDYRPFPLAEAWSKFQNIRYLNLGIASRADWVANILLFIPLAYLWCGRLSLATQNKLLRGIGNTLVLFACILLTFSIEFCQLFFPPRTVSLNDIIAETLGGFIGLFAWLFSGNSFFEWLKKYYLNKSDPLIYLKLYIGGLLFYSVIPLDLTLSPVEFFHKWQEGRIVLIPFTHLQSDVIQNIYQTVADILLWCPVPWLWSRNGNFTRSQLLIKTLVAATVIEFLQLFVYSRTTDTTDIVTALMGSGIGLQLVSQSGQSLPGRITLLKPLLIGAFIAWSFIIAAVFWYPYHFDSTLGLTNWTASFFKLPFYSYYYGTEYRAITEVFHKTLFFFPLGALAALYPLNKKTDKIPALILALIGLIAFTIEFGQAFIPQKSTDITDWLLEVLGGYAGYKIIVLLATAPAPVPISQSGFFTDRKSKNPTGQTRPISTSAPAPFGLFFSALPFLATFITLTLLKNSSRIPYNFRELFASEYPLLNTFGFTVLLYWCFSFPMWYLLKLGGKSKNLGFFVIKTVSIHALIAWLLVRITLPMESIYDVIGNPVLSLPSELEMGLRFVFLFGIFSTMITAGTFFSIYSAVNPRHSLLPVILGAIESGICIGLAFWVVIVEAGTDNLIELLPNAGYSFKTINLLIYLFLFAWLGSSLAAALSYRQYIRTGMLGIIFAVSLPMSYQLFNWGTEQFIFKYGRLFSAAQFLLSSNREQLTSGEELSTRFYILHTALVFCTTLAQWSILTFHKSVSIRTPAIRS; via the coding sequence GTGAAAAAACAATTATCTATAGTATGCGTTTTATATACGATATTTGTTGTCTACGGCAGCTTGGTGCCATTGGACTACAGACCGTTTCCTCTTGCGGAAGCATGGTCCAAGTTTCAAAATATCCGTTATCTCAATCTAGGCATAGCCTCCAGAGCGGACTGGGTTGCCAATATATTATTATTCATTCCGCTCGCCTATTTATGGTGCGGCAGACTTTCGCTGGCCACGCAAAACAAACTATTAAGAGGTATCGGCAATACATTGGTTTTATTTGCCTGTATTCTGCTGACATTTTCGATAGAATTTTGCCAATTGTTTTTCCCTCCTAGGACGGTTTCTCTAAACGACATTATCGCCGAGACCCTAGGTGGATTTATCGGCTTATTTGCTTGGCTTTTCAGCGGAAATAGTTTTTTTGAATGGCTTAAAAAATATTATTTAAACAAATCGGATCCACTGATTTATTTAAAGCTTTATATCGGCGGATTGTTGTTTTACAGCGTAATTCCGCTGGATTTGACGCTCAGCCCGGTGGAATTTTTTCATAAATGGCAAGAAGGCCGAATCGTACTGATTCCTTTCACCCATTTACAATCCGACGTCATTCAAAACATTTATCAAACGGTCGCCGATATACTGTTGTGGTGCCCGGTACCGTGGTTGTGGAGCCGGAACGGAAATTTCACCCGTTCGCAACTATTGATTAAAACGCTGGTTGCCGCGACTGTAATCGAATTTTTGCAATTATTTGTCTATAGCCGAACCACCGATACTACCGATATTGTTACCGCCTTGATGGGAAGCGGCATCGGCTTGCAACTCGTTTCACAATCCGGGCAAAGCTTGCCTGGCCGAATTACACTGTTAAAACCGCTACTGATAGGCGCTTTTATCGCGTGGTCTTTTATCATAGCGGCAGTATTTTGGTATCCCTATCATTTCGATTCGACACTCGGCTTGACAAACTGGACGGCAAGTTTCTTCAAGCTACCGTTTTATTCTTATTATTACGGCACGGAATATCGAGCTATTACCGAGGTATTCCATAAAACCTTATTTTTCTTCCCGCTAGGCGCGCTTGCCGCACTGTATCCGCTCAATAAAAAAACCGATAAGATTCCGGCATTAATTTTAGCCTTAATAGGCTTGATCGCATTCACGATCGAATTCGGTCAAGCCTTTATACCGCAAAAAAGCACCGATATAACCGATTGGCTGCTGGAAGTATTGGGCGGTTACGCCGGATATAAAATCATCGTGTTACTCGCCACCGCTCCGGCGCCTGTACCAATCTCGCAAAGCGGATTTTTCACCGACAGAAAATCCAAAAATCCGACCGGCCAGACACGGCCGATTTCGACAAGCGCCCCCGCACCTTTCGGTTTATTTTTCTCCGCCTTACCCTTTTTAGCGACTTTTATAACTCTGACATTACTTAAAAACAGTTCTAGGATTCCTTATAATTTTCGAGAATTGTTTGCCTCGGAATACCCGCTGCTGAATACATTCGGTTTCACCGTTTTACTGTATTGGTGTTTCTCGTTTCCGATGTGGTATTTACTGAAACTTGGCGGCAAATCGAAAAACCTTGGTTTTTTCGTCATCAAAACCGTGTCGATTCATGCCCTAATCGCCTGGCTATTGGTGAGAATCACATTACCTATGGAAAGTATATACGACGTGATCGGCAATCCGGTTTTATCGCTGCCGTCGGAATTGGAAATGGGGCTGCGCTTCGTGTTTCTATTTGGAATATTTTCCACCATGATAACAGCCGGAACATTCTTCTCCATCTACTCGGCCGTCAATCCTCGCCATTCCTTATTACCCGTTATTTTAGGAGCGATTGAAAGCGGAATATGTATAGGGCTGGCATTTTGGGTAGTGATCGTAGAAGCAGGCACAGACAACCTGATAGAGTTATTGCCAAACGCCGGTTATTCTTTTAAAACAATCAACCTGTTAATCTATTTATTTTTATTTGCTTGGCTCGGCAGTTCCCTGGCGGCTGCATTATCCTATCGCCAGTATATCAGAACCGGTATGCTAGGCATTATATTTGCTGTTTCATTACCCATGAGCTATCAATTGTTTAACTGGGGAACCGAACAATTTATATTTAAATACGGCCGATTATTCTCGGCAGCACAATTTCTACTGAGTTCCAACCGGGAGCAACTGACGTCCGGAGAAGAATTAAGCACGCGTTTTTATATACTGCATACTGCGCTAGTATTCTGCACGACGCTCGCGCAGTGGTCTATCCTAACCTTCCATAAGTCCGTATCCATCCGCACACCCGCCATACGCTCCTAA